Proteins encoded together in one Penaeus vannamei isolate JL-2024 chromosome 9, ASM4276789v1, whole genome shotgun sequence window:
- the LOC138862499 gene encoding transcriptional regulator ovo-like yields MQQRMSDNASMQQRVSDNASMQQRVSDSASMQQRVSDNASMQQRVSDNASMQQRVSDSASMQQHVSNSNNNMQNPCQTTPACSSVCQTMPACSNMCQTATTTCRTRVRQRQHAAACVRQRQHAATCVRQQQQHAAACVRQCQHAATCVKQQQQHAEPVSDNASMQQHVSNSNNNMQNPCQTTPACSSVCQTGWVSDGARGGHRTRPWA; encoded by the coding sequence ATGCAGCAGCGTATGTCAGACAACGCCAGCATGCAGCAGCGTGTGTCAGACAACGCCAGCATGCAGCAGCGTGTGTCAGACAGTGCCAGCATGCAGCAGCGTGTGTCAGACAACGCCAGCATGCAGCAGCGTGTGTCAGACAACGCCAGCATGCAGCAGCGTGTGTCAGACAGTGCCAGCATGCAGCAACATGTgtcaaacagcaacaacaacatgcaGAACCCGTGTCAGACAACGCCAGCATGCAGCAGCGTGTGTCAGACAATGCCAGCATGCAGCAACATGTgtcaaacagcaacaacaacatgcaGAACCCGTGTCAGACAACGCCAGCATGCAGCAGCGTGTGTCAGACAACGCCAGCATGCAGCAACATGTGtcagacagcaacaacaacatgcaGCAGCGTGTGTCAGACAATGCCAGCATGCAGCAACATGTgtcaaacagcaacaacaacatgcaGAACCCGTGTCAGACAACGCCAGCATGCAGCAACATGTgtcaaacagcaacaacaacatgcaGAACCCGTGTCAGACAACGCCAGCATGCAGCAGCGTGTGTCAGACGGGCTGGGTGTCAGACGGAGCGCGCGGAGGTCATCGCACGCGACCTTGGGCATGA